The genomic segment TCCGCATGGAGGTGTTATCGGCGCTCACCAACGCCGTGGTTCTCCTCCTTCTGACTGTATATATCCTCTACGAGGCCTATCAGCGATTTCTCAGTCCGCCGGAGATCATCGGCGGTCCGATGCTGGTTGTCGCGGTCGCCGGTCTTATCGTCAACCTGATCAGCATGAAAATGCTCTCCGCCGGCTCGGCGGAGAGCCTCAACGTCAAAGGCGCCTACTTCGAGGTGCTGGCGGACATGCTCGGTTCGCTCGGCGTCATTGTGGCTGCAATCGTGGTGGTTCTGACCGGCTGGCAACTAGTCGATCCGATCATCGGCGCCGGCATCGGGCTGTTCATTGTCCCGCGCACGTGGATCCTGCTCAAGCAAGCGATCCATATTCTCATGGAGGGCACGCCGCCGGAAATCGACGTAGCCTTGCTTGAAAAGAGGCTTCTCGAGATTCCGGGCGTCCTTGCCGTTCGTGATCTCCATGTCTGGACCATCACGTCCGGCGCCGATGCGATGAGCGGCCACCTTGTCGTGACTGACACCGCCTCAGCGAGGACGATATTGGCCGCAGCCCAGGAGGCGCTGAAAACTGGCTTTGGCCTGACGCACGTGACGATCCAGATCGAGGACGAAGTGCTTCAGGGAGCCGAAGCGAGGCAGCCGTTTTGATTCTATCGAGAAGTTTGCCGCAGTGAACGAGTGAGGACGACGTGGGCCACAACAATTGGGATAAGGGTGCTTTCCGACAGGGTCCTGGGTCAAATCGATATCCGGCGCCCGGATCCGATTACTCGAATGATACTCCGCCGCGAGCGCCGATCTCGTGGGTTGTCGTTATCTTCGGCCTCCTTGCATGGACGGTCGTTGTGTACGTTGGATATGTCGCACTCGATATCGTCCTGTCGTGGCTTGCGACCAGCGGCAGCGCCGTGTTGCAATCGGGGAAGGACGCCGGAAGCGCGATAGGCGTCGGCAAAGAGGTCGGCGTCGCGATCGACAGCCTGAAATCCAGCGGTCTCGTCGAGCAAGCCGTCGCTTTGCTCAGGATCATCTTGAAACCGGCGGCCATAGTGATTTGGTTGCTGGGGGCGCTGTTGATCGTCCTCTTGCCAAGGATGCTTGGGCGTTTGGCTGGAGCATTCGGCAGACGCCGACATTAAGTAAGTGTTACCGCTCCAGCCGCGCTCTGGAATGATCCCAGTCATATCTTGAACCGCTGCTTTGTGGTAATTCCCCTTGTCGGAAATGAGCGACCGGCGGCATCATTGGGGTAGCGATCACCCAGTTTCGGCAAATTCTAGAGTCGAGGAAGGATGACAGAAAAACAAGACAATCCGGGATCTGCTCCTCGACTGATCCTTTCCCTGCCGGGCAACGAAGCCTTTGGGCAGCATCTGGCAGCAGCCGGGCATTGGGAGCTCGGCCCCATAGAAACCCGGCAATTTCCGGATGGCGAGTCCTACGTCCGTATCCTGTCTGACGTTTCAGGTCAGGCGGTCGATCTGGTCTGCACCCTCGCAAGGCCCGATGATGGCTTCTTGCGCCTTATCTTCGCGGCAGATGCCGCGCGGGCGCTTGGCGCGCGAGAGGTCACTCTGATCGCGCCTTATCTCGCGTATATGCGGCAGGACCGCCGTTTTCAGTCGGGTGAGGCGGTGACGTCGAAGAGCTTCGCGCGGCTCGTCTCGTCGAGCTTCGACCGGCTGGTCACCGTCGATCCGCATCTGCACCGATATTCGACTCTTTCGGCGCTCTACACGATCCCGACGGATACGATGCATGCGGCGCCACTTCTGGCGGATTGGATTGCCGCGGAAGTCAACAATCCTCTTCTCGTCGGTCCCGACGAAGAGAGCGGGCAATGGGTATCGGCTATCGCCGCACGCATTGGCGCCCCACACGCGGTGCTGCGCAAGATCCGGCATGGCGATCGCAATGTCGACGTCGAATTGCCCGATCTGTCCAGATGGCGCGGCCGGCAGCCGGTGCTGGTCGACGACATCGCCTCGTCCGGCCGCACGCTGATCGAAGCCGCTCGCAAACTTCCGCTTCAAGGCTTTGCGCGACCCGTGGTGGTCGTTGTGCATGGCATTTTTGCCGAAGATTCTTTCCAGCGCCTTGCGCCGCTTTGCAGCCGGATCGTTTCGACAGATTCTGTTCCTCATGAGAGCAATGCCATCGGCCTTGCGCCGCTGGTTGCGAACGCGCTCGGATCGAGCGCTCCATCGTCGGCAGACCTCGTCCGGCACCGGCGTCCGCCCGAGCCTCTGGATGAGGTGGAGCGGGCCGGTCTCGATTCCTTTCCCGCGAGCGACCCGCCATCCTGGACAAGCGGGGCGCGGTGAAAGTGCCGCCTCCCGAAACCAGATCCAAAAAGGCGGTGAAGTAGCATGAGCGGCACAGATTCCGAGATGTTCAATATTTGGCGCAAGGGGCATGGACCGATTGTCCATCGCGAAGAGACGGTCGAGCGCGTACGGGCGCTGGCTGCGTCAGGCCGCATCGACCCGCAAATGCTCTATCGGCTGCTGGCGGCCGCCGACCGCCTTGCCTCCGCCGCCATGTGGACCGTGGTCCACATGACCTACGCCAAGCGCGTCGATCTCTCGGGCGCGCCTCTGCCGGCGGACGCGTTCAAGGCCACGCCGGAAGGACATACG from the Phreatobacter oligotrophus genome contains:
- a CDS encoding cation diffusion facilitator family transporter, with the protein product MAAGVSASDPVSTATAAGRHKRRLYIALTLTTTFMVVEVIGGLWTGSLALLADAAHMLTDAGGLALALIAIRFAERPRTPQNTFGYVRMEVLSALTNAVVLLLLTVYILYEAYQRFLSPPEIIGGPMLVVAVAGLIVNLISMKMLSAGSAESLNVKGAYFEVLADMLGSLGVIVAAIVVVLTGWQLVDPIIGAGIGLFIVPRTWILLKQAIHILMEGTPPEIDVALLEKRLLEIPGVLAVRDLHVWTITSGADAMSGHLVVTDTASARTILAAAQEALKTGFGLTHVTIQIEDEVLQGAEARQPF
- a CDS encoding ribose-phosphate pyrophosphokinase; its protein translation is MTEKQDNPGSAPRLILSLPGNEAFGQHLAAAGHWELGPIETRQFPDGESYVRILSDVSGQAVDLVCTLARPDDGFLRLIFAADAARALGAREVTLIAPYLAYMRQDRRFQSGEAVTSKSFARLVSSSFDRLVTVDPHLHRYSTLSALYTIPTDTMHAAPLLADWIAAEVNNPLLVGPDEESGQWVSAIAARIGAPHAVLRKIRHGDRNVDVELPDLSRWRGRQPVLVDDIASSGRTLIEAARKLPLQGFARPVVVVVHGIFAEDSFQRLAPLCSRIVSTDSVPHESNAIGLAPLVANALGSSAPSSADLVRHRRPPEPLDEVERAGLDSFPASDPPSWTSGAR